The genome window ACGTGACCTTGGACGCCCCCCAATTAGAGCAGGGCTCTTCAGTAATGTCATATTTTTCGACAACTATATTGGGAGTAAAGCAGAGTAGTTCCTGCAACATGTCAGTTGAGGGAGTCCGGATTCATAGTTGATATCGAGTAGCCTTACAGGAGATGCATTAATTGCCTCTACAACCTTTGGATGGAAGTAGCCCACGTACATGGTGGCAGGATTGTCCAGCGTTGCCTCTATTCCTGGAAAGTTGGTGGAGCCTAAGGATGGATTTTCTTGGCTGAGATTTCGAATCTTCTCGATATGGGCATCCCGAGCGGCCTGAGAGACGCGATAACTATCATCTTTTAGTTGGACGATCCCCGCACCATCCAATACTTTAACGCCCTGCAGAGTATTCAACTCTACTTGATCAATTGACTTGAGAGCTGGTAGGGGTTTGGAACTATGCAACCACATAGATTAGTCATAGCTTGGCTGTGTTAATGGTGATGGAGTGACATACGGTTGAGGCTTGGTATTGTCCTTGCCAACGCGATTAGCGAGTGGCACGGAATGGCGTACCGTAGTATCTTGCTCAGGCATGGTGAAGAGAAGTTTTCCTAAGTTTCTGAAGGGGGAAAAATGAGGTGTTGAGAACACTCTGAATGTATCTTCATGTCCTGATGATATTTGAAAGAACAGAAATCATGAGGAGTGATAACAACAGTCGCTCAGTGTTTAGTCCTGATAGAACTGGAAATTGGGATACAGCTTGAAGTTCAGCTCGCTTACAAGTCAAAATATTCATTCAACCCATGGACCTAAGGCTAGAACAGATATCACTCAATAGTTCCTCAGAATCTGACACACAATTGGCGCCGAGATGCCGATAGCCGAAGAGAATGCATCTATACCCTCTGTGAACATACAACATGGCACGATTTGGGTTAATAAAATCTAGCGTCTTTAGATAACACCCTGGCGTGTTAGCTTTCTGTTTACAGAAGTACTCTATACTTGTGCGATGATCCTGGTATAGGCATATTTCTAGGCTATGGCGTGGCTTTTCCCCCACTACGATGGAGCCACTAAGAGCTATTGATCAAAGCGCACACCCTGGTAGCTTGTTCGAGACCATTCAGTAATACAGATGACCAACAGCAGTTCACATCCTATCCACATCCAGACATCTAGACATTGAGCTGGCCTCATTGATGTGATACTGAATCTATTGTCACAGACTATTGAAACCTTTTGTTTTCAGCTGAAGCATGTGATAGATCTGGACTGTCGGTCGGAATAGCACCCTTGCGCTTGGGTTCATTGCCTACATGATGTAAGCGGCGAACGCCGACTGCTCAAAGCGGTTTTCCTGTCTGACAGGCAATCTCTACACTCTCCTTGCTATGCTTACAGCTACAGCTACAGCTACATTTCATCACAAATCTTCTCAACACGCGTCAGGCACACTGTCATAAAATGTTATCTCTAGAAGACCTTCCGGTGCCTACTGTAGAGAAGCAGGTTGACATTGGCAGAGAGCTTGTCATCCCATGGATTCATCGAGAGCTCACCTTAGGCACTGGCTTCTCATCAAAACTTATATCTACACCAAATCCTTGGATCACGGCCAGATCTCCCTTCAACATTGACGAGCTCAGAAAGCAGCGACTGCTTTATGACGGCAAAGTGGAGGGTAGACATAATTTTCGCGATGCTGAGTCCACCTCTCACTCCACTGGCATGGAGCATACCAGTGGCAGTTTGGGAGTGGCAGTTGGATGCTCATTCCTGAGTGCAAGCGTGACAGGATCGTATGACAAGACAGTCCTAGAGACCAAAGATGTAAGTCAAACATGGTCTTGCTGCAGTCTCAGTTGGGCTGATGTATGGTAGACGTATAGCGTGTCGCGCACCTGTTTGGTCCGCGATGGAGTGATAAGGTTCAAAGCAGAACCTCGTCTTTCGTATGAAGCAGAAAAACTGCTGAGAGAGCCCAATGGCCAAGCCAAATTTCAGGACGTCTACGGCGACTACTACGTTTCGTGCTACATCCTGGGAGGGGATGCAGGTGTTTACGTGGCTACAAGCGACGACACTGTCGATACTAAAACGAAGGAAAAAGTGACTGTGAAAGTCAAGGTCTTGTTTTTCACAGCCAGCAAAACCTTTGAGACAGAAAAGTCAACACATGACGAGACTTTTCAGGTGACTATGAGCGGCTATGACACACTGACCAACACTTGCCACGGTTACCCATCGAAAAAGGAGGGCTTGGACAAGGTTTCTCAAGCTCAGTTTAATGAGGTGAGAAGACAGAGTATAGGATATCTCCAGAATGTAGATAAACTGCCTTTTCGTGTCCGTGAGCGAATGCGGGATTTACGGCTAGTTAATGACCAGGATGAGTTGGAGTGGTCTCAATGTTCAGATATTTGTCGGGCTGGGTTAGTAGTCCAGGTGATTCTGATGCCATATCGTTACTTGAGGGACTATCAGATAGCGCTGTACAGGAATTAGCGATAGACTGTTATGTAGTGATCGGTGTTTCTTTGAAATACAGAAGATTGTGCAAAATCAGATACACAGAATAGCAGGAGCATATCAATCGCCTATCATGTAGCTTGTACAAACTATTGGATGTAGGTCCATGTAAACAGTTTGTTCCTGACATGCAAAAAGCGTCTTCGGACGCTGATCAATAGAGATCATTTAAGATCTTTCATGCAATATTGCGGATGAACGGGAGCTCAAATAGAAAGAAGGCGACGGCTTATCAAGTGTATATACTAGATTCATTGAGACTATGAGCAAGATTGGGGAAAGTCGAAATAATTGTCTAAGACCAGAGCCATTATCGGTCGTAACATGTGTTCTACTCGTCAAGACCATAGAACACGCCCAAGCGATCAAATGCTGACCCACTTTCCGCCCAGAAACCTTTAAGAGAGTAGTTTGCTACTGGAGCATCTGTCCACAGTGTATCTGACTGATCAGGTTGCCCATCCATACCCAGCTTGGCTGACTGGCCCTTGGCGGTAGTCAACGTGATAGAACTCACGACCTTGACCGGGAAATCAGGAAACTTGCCGGCCGTGATCTGCACTGATGTGATACGATCGCCGACGTTGGTCACTGCAAAGGTTCTTTGCGTGCTGTTTGGGGGATTACCTGGCTTGCCGTCGTGACTGCGGAAGATAGATGGCTTGTCGGTGAAGTCAAGCTGATAAGCCACGATGTAGTTATTGGCGGCCTTGTTGTTGAACCAAACGCTGACGCCCTTGACAATGTGGCTGTTGGTCACGGAGGGGAAGTCGTCGATGATAGTGCCGGGCTCATTCTTGGTGTGATCACCTGCCCATGCTGTCATGAGAAACTTGGAAGACTTAGGGTCCTTCAAAGCACTCTCATACATGGGCTTGAAGTGGTCTGGTAGCTCCTTAGGAGCATAGTATAGTCTCTCATGCAGCGCGGGGGCGGGGGCGGCAGAGGCGGTGACCAGCTTGGGTTTCTCAATCTTCGTAACAGTCTACAAAACGCATCGTTAGAAATAggaaaaaaaggaaaacGTCACGTGCTGTCTGTAGGCAACTTACAGGGAGTAGCCTTCGAAAGAAAGTGGGATTAGTGTACTGAAGATCTCGCTCCGGGTCCAGCGCAAGCATGGGATTGGCAATGACTTCATCCACCTCCTTGACGATCTTGAGCATCTCCAGTCTGCAGTCCTTCCTGGCCTTCTCCAGACCGAACTCATCAGGTTCGTACGGAATGCCGATGTTGTCTGGGTATTCAAAGTTCTTGGATGATTGAGAGCTTGCGGTATGGGTGCCGCCAGGAGAATGCAAGAGGTTGACCAGCTCTAGCACTTGCTCGCTGCTGTCGCCAGCGTTTTCGCGAGCCGTGTCGACTAAATCTTGCAGAAAGTGAAGGGCTTCCATCCTTTTGGGCTTGCTAATCTCCGTCTTGACATCGGCCTTTCTTGGCTCTATCTTCGCCGTCTTCAGTGTGACATTGTTATCCTCATAGTCGGCAATGTCTACGAGGTCATGGTAATTAGTCTTATGCGAGGCGGTTTTCGCAAAGATTCAACACTAACCTAGGTGAATCTTCTTCCAGATGTTCTTGTaagccatcatggcatccAAGAGATCGTTGGTGTAGAGACTGGCAACGTCGTAGTCAAGAACAGTTGGTTTGGGGCTGAGCTTCTGGAAGCTGAGAAGGTTCTCGTACTTTGTGAGTATAGCGCTACGTGGTATCGTCAGCAGTCGGTTGTTCAAAGGAACCAGAAATACGAAGGAATGACATACTAGGTCCTCTGCGGGCATCGAGCAACGTTGTAGGGGAATGCGGCCGCCGCTTTGGTTAGTGACTCGATGGACCATAGCTCATCGGCGGGCTTGATATCCCCACCTCCATTCCAGTTAACAGTGATGGTAGTCTCGCAGTTCTTCAATGCATTCGTCTTATCAAGATTGAACGAAGCATTCAACTTGCCACCAGCTGCATTGCCCTGTCCGAAACTCGCTTCAAGCGCAGCTTTGATATCTGACTCGGTCGACTTGTCGGTGATCTTGACAGATACGATGGCATCAAGCTCACCTCCTTCGATGAATCCAGAGATGTAACAATCTCCGTATACCTTCATGAACTTGCCAGTGTTCCAGACGCCATCAATGGCATTGAACTGCCGCACGTCTTCAGCCATAATGGTTTGATTGACGACAGTTACCTGGACAAAGAAGTTGAGGGTGCtctccttgaacttgtcaGAGTTGACGTAGGATCCTGTGAGACCGCCACCTGCTGTGGCTGTCTTAATGCTCAGGGCTGCTGAGACATTCATGGCATCCGTTACTTCAGAGACCTTGTCGACATGACGTGTGCAGTACGAGACAATCTGACTGACTTGCTTGGTGTCGCCCTGGTAATGGTCGCCACCAGGGGTCTCTGTGTCATAGACAACGGCATCGTTCACCAAGATTTCATGCGTATAGGAGTTGAAACTAACAAGGTCAGTCTTGGTGGGCTGATCAAGGCTATCATGCTTACCCTTGGCCAATTCTCATAGCGGCATGATACGGGGCAAGAGTAAGAGCCATCTTGTAAGTTCGCAATGGCTATTGTGTCAAGACAGGCTACACTGATTGATGGATGGAGTGTGAGGAGAGGtatgctcaagaagaagagatgagagcTCTGCAAGGTGCAATTTTCGTCTGGATTCCCTGCCCAAAATCTGGCGGTGATCATATATTCTATTCATCCGAGACCCTACTAGATATAATTGATAGAATAGCTGTTCTGTGCACATTTTCTAAACTCACACCTCTCTAATGAAACAGAGGAACATATGTAATTGTCGCGAGTACATAGACATGTTACTCTGATACATCCACATCCGTCGATGGCTTAGATTGGGCCACGTGCCGCCTCTAGTGCGGAACGGCCGACCAGGAATATCCTGCATGAACTATTGGCGCACTATTGATCTCCACTTCCTTCACACAGCTCTCAGTATTCCATCTTTGCAGCGCCGAGGACATTCAGGCTATGCCTAAGCTGGAAACATCCTTGAGGGTGCTTTTTATGTGTAGCTGATGTCACCTTTTGTTCGTCATTATAGGCTGACAATTGTCAATGATGCGGCGCACTTACTAGCCCTGGAAGAGCCTTCTTCACTGCTCAGTCAAGGTCGTTCACTCACCGAATTCTAGACCGTTCTTAAATAGTCTTTTTTGTGATCCAATGTCACCTGGCGAATAAATCAGCCCTTTCGGGCACTGTCCGTATGACTATTTGGATTCATGCATGGGATGGTAACAAGCCATCCCAATAACCCCGTTTCATTCATTCTTTTAGGACTACCTAGATATCTCTATACAGAGGCTCGAACTGACTTGAACAGGCAAGTCCCCTTTTGCGTGTTTTCATCAGTATTCCACTCCTCCTATTTCTACCATTACACTGTCCCTGTGTGTTGGAAGGGATTACCGGCCCTCATTCAATCTCATATTTTTCTTTCAGTATTTTCAACATGGAAGCCGCTCATGATACATGGCCCGCACCATCTGGTGCGAAAAGGAACTTTGGGCCATTGAACCAGCTGGGTGACTTGTCCAAGGCAGACCCGGATAAGATCAGCGTGATCGACTTCTATGCATACCAGCAAATCTCTTTCATTACTCCAACACAACTGTGGGATGCATTGAAGCCCGGAGACGCGTACAGATTTGTAGACTGTCAAGGTATCTCATTGTTCAAAATTTCACCCTCTCGACCATCTGGATATTATGGGCTAATCTAAATATCACAATCTGTATGTATAGAAAACAAAGAAGCCACATTAATGCTTGCTGGAGCCATTAGGTGGGATGTTAAAGACGATCGCGATATTCATAAAGAAGCTACATTCCTTCGACGCAAGGACAACGCGAAGGACTATGGCTACTTCCAAGATAGCCTTTTCCCTACTGATCCCCACAAGTTGCCCGATATCGTTATCTTCAACTGTCAACTTGGCGTCAACCGTTCCCCTATGATGGCTTTCTGGTACATGAGATACCTTCTCAAAACTTATCCATCAACTGTCCCTGACAGACCAAATGTAAGAGCACTCAAGACCAGGGTATATATTCTGGAAGGCGGTGTTTCGGGTCTTGAAAGTTCCGGGACACCAAGAGGCCTACAGAGCCTACGTAAGTCCAACTCCCTTGAACGGTTAACTTCACCCCCGTTGCCAGATGTTTAATGGAAATAATGCTGATCAGTTTCAATGTGATAGTATACGACCCATCGAAGAAATCCGGGGCTAGCGGTTCTGGGACATCGTTCGCCTCTTCCCCTCAACCCACAAACCAGAGTAACATGAGACGTGTAACATCTGGGGTGAGCAAAACTAATTGAGTGATTCTGCTGTTGTATGCGTCGGGTCTGGTAGCAAAGAGTGGTTAGGGATGGCTACCAGATGAAGCCGATTTAGCAACCACGTCTGAATCATGACATGGTTGAGTTGGGAAGGTTGGCAATGTAGTCACAATGACCGCGATTTGATAGATGTGGAGAGCAGAATCGAGAAGTTTTGCGATATCGATTATTTCCCTATCACCATAGGTTTGACCCAGTGACAGTGGGTGACATGGCCAGTAAGTCAAAAGTGACAAGAGAGCACCAAACGATAGTCTTGCGTTCCAAGACAGCCAAACTAATAGTGAATGCTGGGCCATCCACTGGTCCACTCCTATTTGGCAAACGGATGATATACTTCAAATGAACGGACGGCATGGTGTAACAAAAGAGAGTCATCGTTAGATCACAAAAGGCATGGCGTGCTTCCGATGTTCATCGTTCCATATACTAAGAGCCAGAAGTTTCGCTATCCCTTGTCTTAATGTAAGGGCTCAGACGAATATGTTAAACTAATACTAAAGTTGCACTATTCACTTCGCTGTTGAGTCTGTCAATTCAACGAAACTAACTAGAGATCAAACAACGAGTATGCTGGGGATTGGCTTTGAAATTACATTCTAGGCGCCGTCGTTTGATAGTGGACGAAGCTGAATCTGCAGGTCCGAAGTGCATGCAGCAATCCGTCAAGTCGTCCCAATTCGTTGAAAGCGGCTTGCTTGGCCAAAGCTGAATGCCCATCTCGTCGGCCCCAGCTTTCCCAGCGCGTGATAGTGGTGCCCCTAGCGCCTACTTGCGCTGAACTAGAAGTGCTAAGCTTTTTCCACTTGCGCCGTCTAGCCTAAGGCAGTCTAGGTTCGGCACGGCACGGCACGGCTTCTCCGCC of Fusarium oxysporum Fo47 chromosome I, complete sequence contains these proteins:
- a CDS encoding uncharacterized protein (expressed protein); amino-acid sequence: MLSLEDLPVPTVEKQVDIGRELVIPWIHRELTLGTGFSSKLISTPNPWITARSPFNIDELRKQRLLYDGKVEGRHNFRDAESTSHSTGMEHTSGSLGVAVGCSFLSASVTGSYDKTVLETKDTYSVSRTCLVRDGVIRFKAEPRLSYEAEKLLREPNGQAKFQDVYGDYYVSCYILGGDAGVYVATSDDTVDTKTKEKVTVKVKVLFFTASKTFETEKSTHDETFQVTMSGYDTLTNTCHGYPSKKEGLDKVSQAQFNEVRRQSIGYLQNVDKLPFRVRERMRDLRLVNDQDELEWSQCSDICRAGLVVQVILMPYRYLRDYQIALYRN